Sequence from the Ancylothrix sp. D3o genome:
TAATGGCTTCATCGGTTGTTTCTTCGTAAATTGCATCATCTGCAAATTCTTCTTCGACTTGTTCTAATTGCCGGCGTAAAATTCCTTCAGTTGGCCGTGATAAAGTGGTAGTGCGCCGGCGGGCATTAGTTAAAGATTGTTCGTGCTGGGCTAAGGTAGTTGCAAAGGCTTCTGGTGAAGAAAATAAACGTTTTTTTAAAAGTTTTAAAACAAATTCAGTGGCATATTTTTCGGTATTATCTGCCACGCCTTTACAGCGCAATTCGGTATAACGTTTTAAAGCTGTGTGTGCTCTGCGTTCGGCGGTGGGGTAATCCACTAAAATGGGTTCTAGTTTCCGCACTGGAAATAAAGGCGAACCATCCCAATTTTGCATTTCCTGTTTCAGCCGGCGTACCATGACAACTTGTAGTTGTTTATGATCTGGAGAGACTCCTCTCGCAAATCGTTGTGAGTCTAGTAATTCTAATAAGGCGGTGAAACTTTCGGGATAACCGTTATGGGGAGTTGCTGTTAAAAATAGCTTGTGTTCAAAATGAGGAACTAATAATCTAATGGTGGCTGTTCGTAGGGAATCAACTGCATATTTTCCGCCACCTGATGGTGCGACGTTGTGCGCTTCATCTACTATTAGCAAATCAAAACGACGTGGATAGAGGGGTTCACCTTCAGCGGGTAGGAGTTCGCGGAATAGTCGCAGGGGCCGGTCGCGTTTGATAAAATCGATTGAGGTAATTAATCTGGGGAAATGTTGCCAAGGATTGACATGGATACCGCGAGAACGTCGTAACTCTTTCATTAAGTTACTATCAACAATCCGAAAATCTAAACCAAATTTATCTCGCATTTGGTCGCGCCATTGAATTTGTAATGCTGAAGGGCAGATAATTAAGATGCGCCGGCAACGATGACGGATGGTTAATTCTTGGGCTACTAGGCCGGCTTCAATGGTTTTTCCTAATCCTACGTCATCTGCAATTAATAAGTTAACACGGGGCATTTGAATGGCACGAACAACGGGGTCAAGTTGATAATCTTCGATGTCTATACCGCTGCGAAAAGGAGATTGGAGAGTGCGAATATCGGCTGTTGAAGCGGCGCCCCAGCGTACTGCATCTAAAAAAGCGTCTAATTTGGCCGGTTCATCAAAGCCGGTAGGTTGCGGTAGTTCCATCCGTTCCCTAACAGATGCTTCTGGCTCTAATTCCCAGACTACTTGTAATTCTTCCCCCAAGGCGTCATCTTCTATAGAGGAAAGTGTAACTAGATTTTCAGGCCGGTCTGTTCCTCTTACCAGTGGGTTAGCCGGTATAGCACTGGGGCGAATGTCGGTTACTACATATTGGCGTGAACGCACTTTTACTAATTGGCCCAGTTCTGGTACTGCTCTAGTAAAACTCATAATTTTTTGTAAAAGTTTAGATATGGATGAAGATTAAATGTTAAATGGCTGAGTTAATTATTTCATGGATCTGCTGCCATTCCTGGGGAGTAACCTTGTAATTAGTAGCGTTTGGCTGACGAATCACAGATAAGCTCTTCAGTATTGGGTCTTGTTTTAAATTTTCCCTTAATAAGGGTGCGTCTAACAATTTTTTCGTAAAGCGAATGGTTGCTTGAGGTTTGCTACCCAACCGGCTTTTGTCCAGCCAATAGTCGATATCCGGTTGCTTATCCACCATTTTCGGCTGTTCGATAATTTCGGCAGTG
This genomic interval carries:
- a CDS encoding EVE domain-containing protein; the encoded protein is MKYWLFQANPKYYRLGDAIRDSEQMPWLVTRYVNEMTVGDGVLIWQAGEKAGIYATAEIIEQPKMVDKQPDIDYWLDKSRLGSKPQATIRFTKKLLDAPLLRENLKQDPILKSLSVIRQPNATNYKVTPQEWQQIHEIINSAI